A genome region from Populus alba chromosome 3, ASM523922v2, whole genome shotgun sequence includes the following:
- the LOC118028629 gene encoding F-box protein At5g07670 — MSFSTEKPLKKKRPPRWSDLWLKNTKPLKHIVFAMQLQSLSNPTTPTPTPTPTPKQQQQKQQQTDPPTKFKDKTGNLISNLPHIDRTLLLGDDLLLKILSKLPDSQRNPNSLVCKRWLNLQGRLVRSLKVLDWEFLESGRLLSRFPNLTHVDLLNGCVVRPHDCCVLLSHRIFKMDINSGVSGFLPDWRVCEENLLPVEVVDRGLRGLASGCPNLRKLVVAGASEMGLLSVAEECLTLQELELHRCNDNVLRGIAACGNLQILKLVGNVDGFYGSLVSDIGLTILAQGSKRLVKIELSGCEGSFDGMKAIGQCCQMLEELTICDHRMDNGWLAGLSYCENLKTLRFLSCKRIDPSPGPDDYLGCCPALERLHLQKCQLRDKKSLKAMFKLCETVREIVVQDCWGLDNDLFSLARTCRRVKLLSLEGCSLLTTEGLESVLLTLNELEHLRIESCKNIKDSEVSPTLSTLFSVLKELRWRPDTRSLLASSLVGTGMGKKGGKFFKKNLRLDNYTQMIHTATF; from the exons atgtcgttttcAACTGAGAAACCTTTAAAGAAGAAGAGACCACCAAGGTGGTCGGATTTATGGCTCAAGAACACAAAACCATTGAAACATATTGTCTTTGCCATGCAGCTCCAGTCCCTCTCCAACCCAACAACTccaacaccaacaccaacaccaacaccGAAACAGCAACAgcagaaacaacaacaaacagaCCCCCCCACCAAATTCAAAGACAAAACAGGAAACCTAATCTCCAATCTCCCCCACATTGACCGCACACTTCTTTTAGGTGACGATCTACTCTTAAAAATCCTATCTAAATTGCCAGATTCTCAGAGAAACCCTAATTCACTTGTTTGTAAACGGTGGCTTAATCTCCAAGGCCGTCTTGTTAGGTCTTTAAAGGTTTTAGATTGGGAGTTTCTTGAATCTGGGCGTTTACTTTCAAGATTCCCAAATTTGACCCATGTGGATTTGCTTAATGGGTGTGTTGTTAGACCCCACGATTGCTGTGTTTTGTTGAGTCATAGGATTTTTAAGATGGATATAAATTCTGGGGTTTCTGGGTTTTTACCGGATTGGCGTGTTTGCGAAGAGAATTTGTTGCCTGTTGAGGTTGTTGATAGAGGGCTTAGAGGGTTAGCCTCAGGCTGTCCGAATTTGAGAAAGCTTGTAGTGGCTGGTGCTAGTGAGATGGGGTTGTTAAGTGTAGCTGAAGAGTGTTTGACTCTGCAAGAATTGGAGTTACATAGGTGTAATGACAACGTGTTGCGTGGGATTGCAGCGTGTGGGAATTTGCAAATTCTGAAACTTGTTGGAAATGTGGATGGGTTTTATGGTTCTTTGGTTTCAGATATTGGGTTGACGATTTTAGCTCAAGGGTCTAAGAGGTTAGTAAAGATCGAGTTAAGTGGGTGCGAGGGTAGTTTTGATGGGATGAAGGCCATTGGACAGTGTTGTCAGATGCTTGAGGAATTGACTATTTGTGATCATAGGATGGATAATGGGTGGTTAGCTGGGCTTTCCTACTGCGAGAATTTGAAGACTTTGAGGTTTTTGTCGTGTAAGAGAATTGATCCCAGTCCGGGGCCGGATGATTATTTGGGGTGTTGTCCAGCTCTTGAGAGGTTGCATTTGCAGAAATGTCAATTGAGGGATAAAAAGAGCCTTAAAGCGATGTTTAAGTTGTGTGAAACTGTGAGGGAGATTGTTGTTCAGGACTGTTGGGGATTGGATAATGATCTGTTTAGCCTGGCAAGAACTTGCAG gagAGTGAAGTTATTATCTCTGGAAGGATGCTCCTTGTTGACAACAGAAGGTCTGGAATCAGTACTTCTTACCTTGAATGAACTTGAACATCTTAGAATAGAGTCCTGCAAGAACATAAAGGACAGTGAAGTCAGTCCAACCCTTTCAACCTTGTTCTCTGTTCTTAAAGAGTTGAGATGGAGGCCAGATACCAGATCTCTTCTTGCATCAAGTCTTGTGGGAACTGGCATGGGAAAGAAAGGTGgcaaatttttcaaaaagaaccTACGCCTGGATAATTATACGCAGATGATCCACACAGCTACTTTTTGA
- the LOC118028630 gene encoding 3-isopropylmalate dehydratase small subunit 1 produces the protein MAASTTTISLSRNPSFSTTNPKPSLSFLSPPCLKLPSILPSFKPLTSHSPPDQLLSIPRATAAATPTTTPTTSFHGHCYVVGDNIDTDQIIPAEYLTLVPSKPDEYEKLGSYALIGLPATYKTRFIEANQTRTKYSIVIGGENFGCGSSREHAPVALGAAGVAAVVAESYARIFFRNSVATGEIYPLESEIRICEECKTGDLITIELAESKLINHTSGKEYKLKPIGDAGPVIEAGGIFAYARKTGMIPSQSP, from the coding sequence atggcagCCTCCACCACCACAATCTCCCTCTCCAGAAACCCTAGTTTCTCCACCACCAATCCCAAACCTTCCCTCTCTTTCCTCTCTCCTCCTTGTCTCAAACTCCCTTCCATTCTCCCCTCCTTCAAACCCCTAACCTCCCACTCCCCACCTGACCAACTTCTCTCCATCCCACGCGCCACGGCCGCCGCCACCCCCACCACTACCCCCACCACTTCCTTCCACGGACATTGCTATGTCGTCGGCGACAACATCGACACCGATCAAATCATCCCCGCTGAATACCTTACCCTTGTCCCTTCCAAGCCGGACGAATACGAAAAACTCGGTTCCTACGCTTTAATCGGACTTCCGGCGACTTACAAAACCCGATTCATCGAAGCGAACCAAACGAGAACGAAATACTCGATCGTAATCGGGGGTGAAAATTTTGGGTGCGGGTCTTCGCGAGAACACGCACCTGTAGCGCTTGGTGCAGCGGGGGTAGCTGCGGTTGTTGCGGAATCGTATGCGAGGATTTTCTTTAGGAATTCAGTTGCGACGGGAGAGATATATCCGCTTGAATCGGAAATTAGGATCTGTGAAGAGTGTAAGACTGGTGATTTGATTACGATTGAACTTGCGGAAAGTAAGTTGATTAACCATACGAGTGGAAAGGAGTATAAGTTGAAGCCTATTGGTGATGCTGGTCCTGTTATCGAAGCTGGTGGCATTTTCGCTTATGCCAGGAAGACCGGAATGATTCCTTCCCAATCaccatga